The segment CGCGAGGCTCCGCGCGACCGAGTCACCGGCCGTGGCCAGCCGGACGGGCTCGTCCGCGGCCGCCTCCCCGGGCGCCTCGACGTGGTCGTCCACCAGCGGCGGGGCCGCCCGGATCGTCGAGATCAGGACGACGGCGAGCACGACGGCGAACGCGGCCGGGGCCAGCAGCAGGTGCCTCCGCCTCGGCGGAGGCCGGTGCCGGGCCCGCGACCCGGCCCGGAACCGGGTCTCGACCAGCACGTACGACGACACGGCCAGCACCACGGTGAGCCCGACCTTGGCGACCACGGCCACCACCGGCACCGACGCGAACGCCCCCGACGTGAACACCGCGGCCCCGTCGATCCAGCAGTACACCGGCCAGTGCCAGAGGTACAGCGCGTAGGAGACCCGCCCGATCTGCGGCAGGGGCCCCACGGCCAGCAGTTTCCCGGCCCCGGACGCCACCGCTCCGACCAGCACCGCCGCCGCCACCGCGACCCCGAACCCGGCCCCCCAGTAGTAGCCGGCCCAGGAGTCCGACACGAGCGCCGACGCCACCAGCAGCCCGGCCCCGGCCGGCAGCGCGGCCCGGACCAACCACCGACGCACCACCGTGCCGTACCGCCCGAGCAGCAGCAGCGCCACCACGGCCCCGGCGAGCAGGGCATGGGCTCGCGTGTCGGTGCCGTAGTAGGCCCGCGACGGGTCGTCGGCGCTGTACCGGGCGGCCATCCACACCGCGGAGACGACCGCCAGGACGCCGGCGACGACCAGCAGCCGACGCCTGATCACGACCACCAGCACCGGCCAGACGAGGTAGAACTGCTCCTCGACCGCGAGCGACCACGCGTGACGCAGCGGCGACGGCGGCGCGAACGCGTCGACGTACGACTGCCCGGACGCGACGAACCGCCAGTTCGCGGCCTGGAGCACGGTCCAGAGGCCGTCCGCGCGCAACGAGCTCAGGCGGTAAGCGGGCATCGTGAACGCCGCGACCGCGCACACGACCGCGACCATCAGCAGCGCCGCGGGCAGCAACCGGCGGGCCCGCCGGACGTAGAACCTGGTCAGCCCCGGACGCTGCACCAGCAGCGTCGTGATCAGGAACCCGGACAGCGCGAAGAACACGTCGACGCCGAGGAATCCGCCCGGAAGCAGGCGCGCGTCGAGGTGGTAGACGAGCACCGCGATGACGGCCAGCGCGCGCACACCGTCCAAACCCGGAACGTACGAAAGCTCGGTAGTGAGCCATTTCACACGACTAACATCACCAAGGCGCGACAATTGCGCTATTTGTCGCGAATGATTATGTAGTTGAGTGATATTTCGCCGGGTTTGCATCAGAACGGATGCTAGCGAGATGCGCTATTTGGTGCGGTCCCGTGGGGCTCGTCCGTTTAGTCAGCGAGCGGCGCTCACGCGCCCGTCCGGTAGGGCCCGCTTTGCCCATTCTTCTCCCGTCGAATTACGTCGACGATTTGGCGCGGCCATTTCTGCGGCATTTCCCGACCGGGGAAACAGCCATTACCGGAACTGGACCCCGCCATTGTTCGTTGCCGCTTCGAGCCCACGTAACCCCTGGCAGACCCGGGTGCGAACAGCGATTATCGCCAGGGTCAGCGGGTATCCGAATCGAGAGCTTGACTCCATCGCAATGATGCCGATGTAGCCGGGAAGAGACACGACCGGCAGGACGAGGGCGGGGCGCGTGGCAGCAGGGCGGAAGACCGGCACGCCGTGGACCACGGTGGGGCTGATCGTGGGCGTTGCCCTCCTGCTGGTCTCGGTCGGCACGATCGGTGCCGCCTGGGCGATCAGCGCCCGCTACGACAAGAACATCAAGCGCGCCGACCTGCTCGGCGACATCCCGACGACGGTCCGCACCGACGAGAGCGGCAACACGGTCGTTCCCGACCGGAGCATCACCGGCCCGCTGAACTTCCTGGTGCTCGGCTCCGACTCCCGGCTCGCGGTCACCGGGATCGAGGCCGACACGATCGGGCAGCGCTCCGACACGATCATGCTGGTCCACGTCACTACGGATCTGAAGAGCGCATACGTCGTCTCGATCCCGCGCGACAGCTACGTGCACATCCCGGCCGGCGGCGGCTGGCAGGGCGGCAACAACAAGATCAACGCGGCGTTCTCGTTCGGCGGGCCGGCGCTGGCCGCCAAGACCGTCTACGAGCTCACCGGCCTGCCGCTCGACGGCGCGGTGGTCGTCGATTTCAACAGCGTCCGGACGATGGTGAACGCGGTCGGGGGCATCCGGGTCTGCACGACGTACACGGTCCGCTCGATCCACACCGGGCGGGTCTGGCCCAAGGGTTGCAACCACATGGGCGGCGACTCGGCCCAGGACTTCATGCGCCAGCGCTACAACGTCCCCGGCAGCGACTTCGGGCGCATCCACAACCAGCAGCTGGTGCTGAAGTCGCTGCTGGCCCGGGCGGTCAGCGGCGGCACGCTCTCCAACCCGCTGCGCTTCGACGCGTTCCTCCGGGCCGCGACCGGCGCGATCACCGTCGACGACGACATGAACGTGGAGGGGCTCGCGCTCGCGCTGCGCAACCTCCGTCCCGACGACATCACGTTCGCGACGCTGCCTTATACGTCCGACTCGTACTGGACGCCGTTCGGCGACGCGGTGAAGCTCGACGACAAGGCCATGGCGTCGATGTTCGCCGCGATCAACGAGGATGCGTTGCCCGAGTGGCAGGCGACGCAGAACACCAAGACGACGAGCCTCGCCGGCGACGACGCTCCCGCCCCGAGCGCCAGCACCGCGACCAACTAGTTGAGGCTGGCTACCGCTCGCGCCACCGTCGACTCCAGCAGATCGGACCGGAACGCGCAGAGCGTCAACGTGAACCGGGCAACCCCGTGCTCCGGCGCAACCAGCTTCATCACGCACCCCCGGCTCTCCGCCGCCCCGACCAGCGTGTCGAGCAACCGCACTCCGGCGCTGTCCAGGAACGTCACCCCGGTCAGGTCCAGCACCACGGCCAGCGCGTCCGCGGTCTCCTGACTCACGACGTCGCCCAGCTCCGGCGCGGTGCCCAGGTCGATCTCGCCCGAGAACGACACCAGCCTGGCCGCACCGTTCTCCAGATCGCCGACCGAGACGGCCGCCGGTCTCTCGATCGCTACCTCGTCCCCCGTCATGGCCCCACCCATCTCACCCGCCGGGACATCGTCACGGTCGTGCCCCGACTCCGGTCGGCGCTGACCCGATCGACCGTGACTTCGTCCATCAGTCGTTTCATCAGCATCAGCCCGCGCCCGCGGTCGGGCGGGGTCTCCCGTGGCTGCCAGAGTCCGCTGTCGCGGATCGTCACGTCGACGCGCTCGTCGACGATCGAGGCCGAGATCGACACCGTGCGCGGCCCGGCGCCGCTCCCCCCGGTGCGGTAGCCGTGTTCGATCGCGTTCCCGATCGCCTCCGAGCAGGCCAGGACGATCGCGAACCCGTCGTGCTTGTCGACCTCGTGGTCGGCCAGCCAGGCCCGGAGCCGGTTGCGGACGCCGGTGAGCTCGCCGAGATCGGCCGGGATCTCCTCCTCGAACGGCGTCGACTCCGCGAGCGACAGCGCCAGCAGGCAGACGTCGTCGCGGGCGCCCTCGTCGAGCAGCATCGTCTCGGACAGGCTCTCGACGATCGCCGCCGCGGACGACGTCCGGTGCTTCTCCATCTCCTCGCGCAGCAGCTCGAGCCCGCGCCAGATCAGCCGGCCCCGGCGCTCGACCAGCCCGTCGGTGTAGAGCAGCAGCCGCGCGCCCGGCAGCAGCGTGACCTCGGCCTCCGACCGGCCCGGCTGTCCGGCGTAGGCGTCCAGCGGGGTCGACCGGCCGTCCCAGAGGTACTGCGCCTCCTCGTCGCCCTGGACCAGCAACGGCGGGAAGTGGCCGGCGCAGGCGTAGCGCACGAACCCGGTGCGCGGGTTGAGCTCCAGGTAGATCAGCGTCGCCATCCGTCCGGCGTCGAACTGACCGACGAACCGGTCGAGCTGGTCGAGCAGCGCGGCCGGGCCGAGGCCCGCCCCGGCCAGCGCGCGGATCGCGCTGCGGATCTGACCCATCGCGCTGGCCGCGTTCAACCCTCGGCCGACGACGTCCCCGACGACGATGCCGATGCGGTCGTCGCCCAGCTCGAACGCGTCGTACCAGTCGCCACCGACCTCGAGGTTCTCCATCGCCGGCCGGTAGTGGGTGGCGATCCGCAGGCCCTGGCGGCGGGGCAGGCCGCCGGAGAGCAGGCTGCGCTGCAGCGTGTACGCGACCTCACGCTCCTGCTCGTAGCGGCGGGCGTTGTCCAGCGCGAGCGCCGCGGTGGCCGCCACCTCGGCGCAGTACGCGACCTCGTCGACGCTGAACGCACGGCCGTAGCGGCCGAGCACCAGCGCGCCGAGCGTGCGGCCGGAGGCGCGCAACGGTAGCGCGAGCCACCAGTTCGCCGGCCGCGGCCCGGACGGCGTGATCGGCAGCCGCTCGGCCACCAGCTTGGGCCGGTTCCCGGCGACGACCTGGGCGATCAGGTTGCCGGCCCGGCCGGGCTCGATGCCGATCAGGTTGCCGATGCCGGTGGCCGGCAGCCGGGCCGAGCGGGCGTGGGCGAGCCGGCGGGTGCCCTCGTGCTCGACGAACTCGACGCTCGCGACCTCGGCCAGCTCCCGGGTGACCATCTCGACCAGCTTCTCGGCCCGGTCGACCAGCCCGACCCGCTCCTCCAGCGCCCGGCCCGAGGAGGCCAGGAAGTCCGAGCGCTCGGCCGCCTTCTCGGCCTCGGCGTGCAGCACCGCCCGCTCCAGCGCCTGCCCGCCCTGCCGGCCCAGCGCGTGCAGCAGCTCGCGGTCTTCCTCGTCGAGCAGACGCGGCTCGGTGCAGCCAGCGGCCAGCACGCCGACACGCTGGTCGCCGACGTCGAGCGGGATGACGACGAGCGTCCCGACGTTCGTGCGCTCCATCGCGGCGGCGATCAGCGGGTGGTGCGGCTGGATGGACTCCGGCGAGTCGATCAGCACCGGGCCGTTGCGTCTCGTCCGGAACGTCGCCGGGTCGGGCATCGGGATGTGCGCGAACTCGGAGAAGTCGCTGATGTTCACCGCGGCGATCTGGATCAGCCCGTTGGCCGGGAGCGTCGCCGTGTCGTTGCCGAGCGCCTCGTCGGCCTCGGTCGCGGTCGCCAGCTCGTTGCGGTCGAGCAGCCAGAGCCCGGCCCGGTCGCCCTGGACGACCAGCAGGGCGGCGTCCACCAGGGCTTGTCCGACCGCGGGCAGGTCGCCGGCCGCGGCGAGCTCGGCCGCGACCGCCTGCAGGGCGCGGACCCGCGCCTCCGAACGCTCGGCGCGCTGACGCTGCGCCAGCAGCTCCAGCTCGTAACGGCGACGGTCGATCGCGCCGAACACCGTCGTCCGGATGACGGCCGGGTTGCCTGCGTCGTCGCGGTCGAGGACCGCGTTGACCAGGACCGGCTGTCTCTGCCCGTGGACGTCCTTGATGTCGACGGCGATCTCGCGGACGTGCCCCTGCATGAGCAGCAGCGGCGAGTAGTGCGTCTCGTAGAAGATCTGGTCGCCCGGCACGAGCAGGTCCTGGAAGCGCAACCGGCCGACCACCTCGTCGGCGTCGTACCCGGTGGAGGCCAGGAAGTGCCGGTTGACCTGGACGATCAGGCCACCGGGGTCGGTGACGACGAAGCCGCAGGGGGCCTGGTCGAGCGGCTCGGCCAGCTCGGAGTCGTCCGGCGCGGGATCAGCGGCGGCCGGGTCGTCGGCCGACGACGAGACGAAGCCGGCCACCCGCCGACGCGGACGGGCCATCGGCCGACGCCGGCCGGATCCGGTAGCGGCCGACGTGATCTCGGCAGCCGGGTTCGGCCGCTCCGACATGTCCACTCCCTACTCCCCCCAGAGCATTACGACCGGTCAGCAGAAACCTTGCATGGCGGAGATCGTCTCGGCCGGCGCGCTCAGGTGCGGGCAGTGACCGGTCGCGGAGAGCAGGACGTACTCGCTCTCCGGCAGGTGCTCGTGCACGTACTCGCCGACGACCTCCGGCGCGATCACGTCCGCGGTGCACTGCAGCACCAGCGACCGGACCGGCATCTTGGCCAGGTCGCCCCGGTTGTCGCCGAGGAACGTGACCCGGGCGAACTGCTGGGCGATCGCCGGATCGGTGCGGCAGAAGCTGTTCGTCAGCTCCTCACCGAGCTCCGGACGATCGCCGTTGCCCATGATCACGGGGGCCATCGAGCTCGACCATCCCAGGTAGTTGCTTTCCATCGAGTCGAGTAAACCGGTCAGGTCCTCTTCGCGAAATCCGCCGACGTATCCGGTCGAGTCGTCATCGAGGTAGCGCGGCGACGGACCGATCATCACCAGGCTCTTGAACCGGTCGGGCTGCTCGATCGAGGCCAGCCCGCCGATCATCGAGCTCACCGAATGCCCGACGAACACGACGTCGTTCAGGTCGAGCTCCTCGAGCACGTCCAGGACGTCCCGGGCGTAGCCGGAGAGCGACGAGTACCGGTCGGCGTCGTAGGCCGCCAGTTCCGATTTTCCGTGCCCGACGTAGTCGAACGCGACGATCCGGTAGCGGTCGGAGAAGGCGGGCATCAGGTACCGCCACATCGACTGGTCACAGCCGAACCCGTGCGCGAACACCATGGCCGGTCCGCCTTCGCGTCCGGTCAGCGAAACGTTGTTCCTGGTCAGGATGCTCATCACGACTCGCATTCGAGGGGGGCGAAAGGGCGTGGCTACACAGCGTCATCCGGGGGTGACCTTACCGCTTCACCGAAGTCCGACGCGAGAATCCCCGTTGAAAAAAGTGATATCACTTTGCTAGTCTGGAGCTATCCGCACAGGAGGAGAGCATGATGTCCACCACCGAACAGCTCGTCGAGATGCCGGCCCCGCAGGTCCGCGAGCAGCGCACCGACGGGTTGCCGGGCTGGCCGATGGCCGGTCTGTTGTTCCTGGGTTTGCTGGTCAGCGTCGCGCTGGTGATCGTGGGCGGGGTGACCGCGCCGGGCGTGGTGCCGGTGACGCTGGCGATCCTCGGCGCCCTGCTCGGCCTGGCCGTGCTGATCTGCCTGGCCGGGCTCACCGCGGTGGCCCCGGGCGAGGCCCGGGTCGTCCAGCTGCTCGGCCACTACACCGGGACGATCCGCACCGACGGCCTGCGCTGGGTCAACCCGCTCACCAAGCGGGAGAAGGTCTCGACCCGGGTCCGCAACCACGAGACCGAGCTGGCCAAGGTGAACGACGCCGACGGCAACCCGATCCAGATCGCCGCCGTGGTCGTCTGGCAGGTCTCCGACACGGCCAAGGCCGTGTTCGAGGTCGACGACTTCGTCGAGTTCGTCGCGATCCAGAGCGAGACCGCGGTCCGGCACATCGCGAACAGCTACCCCTACGACGCGGCCGAGGACCAGCTCTCGCTGCGCGACAACGCGGACGAGATCACCGGCCGGCTCTCGGCCGAGATCGCCGCCCGGGTCACCGCGGCCGGCGTCGAAGTGATCGAATCGCGTATCACCCGGCTCTCGTACGCCCCGGAGATCGCCCAGGTCATGTTGCAGCGTCAGCAGGCGAACGCGGTGGTCGCGGCCCGGCGCCGGATCGTCGAGGGCGCGGTCGGCATGGTCGAGATCGCCCTGGCCCGGCTGGCCGAGCAGGACGTCGTCGACCTGGACGAGGAACGGAAGGCCACGATGGTCAGCAACCTGCTCGTCGTCCTGTGCGGCGACCGGGGCACGCAGCCGATCGTCAACGCCGGAACCCTGTACTGAGGTAACCCGATGGCCAGCGAGCGCAAGAAGCTCTTGTTGCGGCTCGACCCGGCCGTGCACGACGCGCTGGCGCGGTGGGCGTCCGACGAACTGCGCAGCACGAACGCGCAGATCGAGTTCGTCCTGCGCCGCGCGCTGGGCGAGGCCGGCCGGCTGCCCCGCGAGGCGGGCCGCATGCGCGGCCCCGGCCGGCCCCGCAAGAGCGACGAGACCGGCTCCGAACAGGAGGAATGAACGATGGAGCTCTCCCTTCCGGCGAGGCTGTTCCTGCTCGCCTACGACCCGAAGAAGCGTCGGCTGACCAACCGCACCCACCTCGGCGTCCTGCTGCGGTCGGCCGCACTGACCGAGTTGGTGTTCGACGGGCAACTGACCGACGCCGACGGCCGGGTGGTGGCCGGCGGGGCCACCAGCGACCCGGTGCTCTCGCCGGTGCTGGCCGACGTCGCCGCGGGCACCCGGCCGCGCAAGTGGCAGAGCTGGGTCGACCGGCGCACGTCGGCGACGATCGCCGCGGTGCGGGAGCAGCTGGCGGCCTCGCACGTCATCCGGGCCGAGCGACGCAAGGTGCTGGGCCTGTTCCCGGTCTGGAGCATCGAGCTGCGCGACACCAGGCTGCGCAGCAAGCTGGCCGAGAACGCCCGCCGGACGTTACGGGGCGGCGAGCCGGTCGAACGCGTCGACCGGCGGGACGCGGCGGTGGTGGCGCTGGCCGCGGCCGGGCTGCTGGGCAACGTCGTCTCGCGCGGCGATCGGCGGCAGTACAAGCGGCGGATCGACGCGCTCTCGGAGCAGGTCGGGCCGACCGTGCGGGCACTGCGCAAGGCCGTCCAGTCACAGCAGGCGGCGGCCGCGTCGGGCTGACGGCTACTCGTCCTCGAGCGGGGGCTCGGCGACCAGGGCGGCGAGCGCGGTCGTGATCGGGACGGAGGCCACCAGGCCGATCGTGCCGACCAGCGAGCGGACGATCTCGCTGGCGATCGACTGGCCGGTCACCAGCGAGCCGAGGCTCTGGCCGCTCACCGAGATCAGCAGGAGCAGCGGCAGCGAGGCCCCGGCGTACGCCAGCACGATCGTGTTCACCGCCGACCCGACGTGCGCCCGCCCGACCCGGATCGCCGCCCGGTACAGGTCGAAGCGGCTGCGGGGCGTCCGGGCCAGCTCGGCCACCACCTCGGCCTGCGTCACGGTCACGTCGTCGAGGACGCCCAGCGAGCCGATGATGATGCCGGCCAGCAACAGGCCACGCATGTCGACGCCGCCCTCGACGGTCGAGAGGTAGACGCTCGACTCGTCGCCCAGGCCGGTCAGCTCGGTCAGCGCGGTGAACCCGGCCCCGAGCAGGCCGGTCAGCACCAGGCTGGCCAGCGTCCCCAGGATCGCGACCGACGTCCGGACCGAGACGCCGTGCGTCAGGTACAGCACGGCGAACATGATCGCGGCCGAGCCGACGACCGCGACCAGCAACGGCGGCGAGCCACCGAGGATGCCGGGGATGACGAAGAGCAGCAGGACCGCGAAGCTGACGATCAGCCCGCCGATCGCGGCCAGGCCGCGGATCCGTCCGAACGCGATGACGACGGCCGCCGAGAGCGCCACCAGCAGCCAGAGCGAACCGGCCCGCTGCTTGTCGACGATCGTGTAGCGGGACGCGTTGTCGCCGGTGCCGGCGATCACCAGCAGCACGACCTTGTCGTCGACGTGGACGCTCGGCGAGCCCGGTCCCTGCGGGAGTTCCATCGAGACCGTGTCGCCCTGGCCGGTGCCGTCGGTGACCTTGACCGTGGCGGTGCCGCACGGGCCGGTGATCGAGCCGGCGTCGGCCTCGGAGGTCTGCGGGCACGACTGTTCGACGACCTGGGTGACCGTGCCCTCGGCGCGCTGCTGCTGGGCGCTCTGCTGGTTCGCGCTGCTGTAGTGGATCTGGCCCGGCCAGAGCAGGATCAGGCCGACGATCGTGGCCAGGACGGCCGGGACGAGGATCGCGATCACGGCTTTGCGGGTGCGCTCGGAGACCGGGTTGGTGGCCGAGTGGACGTGGCTGTGCACGTACTCGCCCTCGGCCAGCCCGGCCCCGACGTGCTGGTGCTGTTCGTGGTGGCGTGCGTCCTGGCG is part of the Cryptosporangium phraense genome and harbors:
- a CDS encoding acyltransferase family protein; translated protein: MDGVRALAVIAVLVYHLDARLLPGGFLGVDVFFALSGFLITTLLVQRPGLTRFYVRRARRLLPAALLMVAVVCAVAAFTMPAYRLSSLRADGLWTVLQAANWRFVASGQSYVDAFAPPSPLRHAWSLAVEEQFYLVWPVLVVVIRRRLLVVAGVLAVVSAVWMAARYSADDPSRAYYGTDTRAHALLAGAVVALLLLGRYGTVVRRWLVRAALPAGAGLLVASALVSDSWAGYYWGAGFGVAVAAAVLVGAVASGAGKLLAVGPLPQIGRVSYALYLWHWPVYCWIDGAAVFTSGAFASVPVVAVVAKVGLTVVLAVSSYVLVETRFRAGSRARHRPPPRRRHLLLAPAAFAVVLAVVLISTIRAAPPLVDDHVEAPGEAAADEPVRLATAGDSVARSLAPALRRVATANGWGYADGSVSSCSVAALLMVESDGSAYAAGRRCPSVVPSVQGQLLTRFHPTLVLVHSRWEAFAVRRPDGTVVRAGTPAHVAYVRARLTDAFQRLTSGGARVVVIEPVPLADSLCRRLGRSLATCRAQASDPRFVQYNALRRSVAASFGGRITVIRIDDLVCPHGRCTDEVDGRVPRPDGLHFSAEGAAWIVPRILRRAGLDPGVGM
- a CDS encoding LCP family protein, which produces MAAGRKTGTPWTTVGLIVGVALLLVSVGTIGAAWAISARYDKNIKRADLLGDIPTTVRTDESGNTVVPDRSITGPLNFLVLGSDSRLAVTGIEADTIGQRSDTIMLVHVTTDLKSAYVVSIPRDSYVHIPAGGGWQGGNNKINAAFSFGGPALAAKTVYELTGLPLDGAVVVDFNSVRTMVNAVGGIRVCTTYTVRSIHTGRVWPKGCNHMGGDSAQDFMRQRYNVPGSDFGRIHNQQLVLKSLLARAVSGGTLSNPLRFDAFLRAATGAITVDDDMNVEGLALALRNLRPDDITFATLPYTSDSYWTPFGDAVKLDDKAMASMFAAINEDALPEWQATQNTKTTSLAGDDAPAPSASTATN
- a CDS encoding STAS domain-containing protein translates to MTGDEVAIERPAAVSVGDLENGAARLVSFSGEIDLGTAPELGDVVSQETADALAVVLDLTGVTFLDSAGVRLLDTLVGAAESRGCVMKLVAPEHGVARFTLTLCAFRSDLLESTVARAVASLN
- a CDS encoding SpoIIE family protein phosphatase; this translates as MSERPNPAAEITSAATGSGRRRPMARPRRRVAGFVSSSADDPAAADPAPDDSELAEPLDQAPCGFVVTDPGGLIVQVNRHFLASTGYDADEVVGRLRFQDLLVPGDQIFYETHYSPLLLMQGHVREIAVDIKDVHGQRQPVLVNAVLDRDDAGNPAVIRTTVFGAIDRRRYELELLAQRQRAERSEARVRALQAVAAELAAAGDLPAVGQALVDAALLVVQGDRAGLWLLDRNELATATEADEALGNDTATLPANGLIQIAAVNISDFSEFAHIPMPDPATFRTRRNGPVLIDSPESIQPHHPLIAAAMERTNVGTLVVIPLDVGDQRVGVLAAGCTEPRLLDEEDRELLHALGRQGGQALERAVLHAEAEKAAERSDFLASSGRALEERVGLVDRAEKLVEMVTRELAEVASVEFVEHEGTRRLAHARSARLPATGIGNLIGIEPGRAGNLIAQVVAGNRPKLVAERLPITPSGPRPANWWLALPLRASGRTLGALVLGRYGRAFSVDEVAYCAEVAATAALALDNARRYEQEREVAYTLQRSLLSGGLPRRQGLRIATHYRPAMENLEVGGDWYDAFELGDDRIGIVVGDVVGRGLNAASAMGQIRSAIRALAGAGLGPAALLDQLDRFVGQFDAGRMATLIYLELNPRTGFVRYACAGHFPPLLVQGDEEAQYLWDGRSTPLDAYAGQPGRSEAEVTLLPGARLLLYTDGLVERRGRLIWRGLELLREEMEKHRTSSAAAIVESLSETMLLDEGARDDVCLLALSLAESTPFEEEIPADLGELTGVRNRLRAWLADHEVDKHDGFAIVLACSEAIGNAIEHGYRTGGSGAGPRTVSISASIVDERVDVTIRDSGLWQPRETPPDRGRGLMLMKRLMDEVTVDRVSADRSRGTTVTMSRRVRWVGP
- a CDS encoding alpha/beta fold hydrolase, which translates into the protein MSILTRNNVSLTGREGGPAMVFAHGFGCDQSMWRYLMPAFSDRYRIVAFDYVGHGKSELAAYDADRYSSLSGYARDVLDVLEELDLNDVVFVGHSVSSMIGGLASIEQPDRFKSLVMIGPSPRYLDDDSTGYVGGFREEDLTGLLDSMESNYLGWSSSMAPVIMGNGDRPELGEELTNSFCRTDPAIAQQFARVTFLGDNRGDLAKMPVRSLVLQCTADVIAPEVVGEYVHEHLPESEYVLLSATGHCPHLSAPAETISAMQGFC
- a CDS encoding SPFH domain-containing protein; this encodes MMSTTEQLVEMPAPQVREQRTDGLPGWPMAGLLFLGLLVSVALVIVGGVTAPGVVPVTLAILGALLGLAVLICLAGLTAVAPGEARVVQLLGHYTGTIRTDGLRWVNPLTKREKVSTRVRNHETELAKVNDADGNPIQIAAVVVWQVSDTAKAVFEVDDFVEFVAIQSETAVRHIANSYPYDAAEDQLSLRDNADEITGRLSAEIAARVTAAGVEVIESRITRLSYAPEIAQVMLQRQQANAVVAARRRIVEGAVGMVEIALARLAEQDVVDLDEERKATMVSNLLVVLCGDRGTQPIVNAGTLY
- a CDS encoding GOLPH3/VPS74 family protein, with the translated sequence MELSLPARLFLLAYDPKKRRLTNRTHLGVLLRSAALTELVFDGQLTDADGRVVAGGATSDPVLSPVLADVAAGTRPRKWQSWVDRRTSATIAAVREQLAASHVIRAERRKVLGLFPVWSIELRDTRLRSKLAENARRTLRGGEPVERVDRRDAAVVALAAAGLLGNVVSRGDRRQYKRRIDALSEQVGPTVRALRKAVQSQQAAAASG
- a CDS encoding YibE/F family protein, coding for MADRNGPPPGWPPADDPYAYGAPPPQYAEGTYDQLNFRNPGHPPDHPDHSSGRAAVPIPPQPAQPRQDARHHEQHQHVGAGLAEGEYVHSHVHSATNPVSERTRKAVIAILVPAVLATIVGLILLWPGQIHYSSANQQSAQQQRAEGTVTQVVEQSCPQTSEADAGSITGPCGTATVKVTDGTGQGDTVSMELPQGPGSPSVHVDDKVVLLVIAGTGDNASRYTIVDKQRAGSLWLLVALSAAVVIAFGRIRGLAAIGGLIVSFAVLLLFVIPGILGGSPPLLVAVVGSAAIMFAVLYLTHGVSVRTSVAILGTLASLVLTGLLGAGFTALTELTGLGDESSVYLSTVEGGVDMRGLLLAGIIIGSLGVLDDVTVTQAEVVAELARTPRSRFDLYRAAIRVGRAHVGSAVNTIVLAYAGASLPLLLLISVSGQSLGSLVTGQSIASEIVRSLVGTIGLVASVPITTALAALVAEPPLEDE